In one Cellulosilyticum sp. I15G10I2 genomic region, the following are encoded:
- a CDS encoding DUF2225 domain-containing protein, with translation MNIEDTQEAFKNALYDKSYTCTVCNRPFTAKTVKVGKNQVISVDSDLYTRYSVVNPILYDALVCPNCGYAAVTKSFDTLLPKQKEWIKTQICDNYKKINYSEYTTIQESIHKHKMALLTCITKKGKTGEQAYIALHIAWLYRDLGDEPNEISFLQRAYEGFDEALSTERFPIFGLDDTTVMYILADIGYRLGNFDSAKKYLSTVITSPGISSRIKDRALELKEKVMQHH, from the coding sequence ATGAACATTGAAGATACTCAAGAAGCTTTTAAAAATGCTTTATATGATAAATCTTACACTTGCACCGTATGTAATCGGCCTTTTACAGCCAAGACTGTAAAAGTAGGAAAAAACCAAGTCATTTCAGTAGATAGCGATTTATATACCAGATATTCTGTTGTAAATCCCATTCTTTATGATGCGCTAGTATGCCCTAACTGTGGCTATGCTGCAGTGACCAAATCTTTTGATACCTTGCTGCCAAAACAAAAAGAATGGATCAAAACACAAATATGTGATAATTATAAAAAGATCAATTATTCTGAATACACTACCATTCAAGAATCTATCCATAAACATAAAATGGCTCTTCTAACCTGTATCACCAAAAAGGGCAAAACGGGTGAGCAAGCCTACATAGCACTCCATATTGCATGGTTATACCGTGATCTTGGTGATGAACCAAACGAAATTTCTTTTCTCCAAAGAGCCTATGAAGGATTTGACGAAGCGCTATCTACAGAAAGATTTCCCATATTTGGCCTAGATGATACAACAGTCATGTATATACTAGCTGATATTGGCTATAGACTAGGCAATTTTGACTCTGCAAAAAAATATCTGTCTACTGTCATTACCTCTCCAGGTATCTCTTCTAGAATCAAAGACAGGGCTCTTGAACTTAAGGAAAAAGTTATGCAGCATCATTAA
- a CDS encoding glycoside hydrolase family 3 protein, whose product MAKIMICFMVILGGIFLTGCQTAQISEDHQGLNPIQEEASILEVAADSPHETIVDTEPMDPIDDMIRKMTLEEKIGQLFIIDIQNDQTGNAILSVNEEVKDKIIKYKIGGVILFKGNISTKEQVLTLIDDMQALSEIPLFIGVDEEGGMVSRIGSNPAFVEEPFKAAFDIGKTEDVEAAYNEAMRMGAVLKELGFNLNFAPVADIYNNDANTVIGTRSFGKTKEQVTPMVISFAEGLLAKNIQPVLKHFPGHGNTQEDSHDGLAYVHKTKEALEEEELVPFIEAIKQSVDSVMLGHLIVEAIDAKYPATLSKKWFAYMDTLFNTSEVLFVTDAMNMGAIEKNYGPEEAVEMSFLAGNDILLMPRDIKRAVDTIRNAYENGRITEERLDQSVKKILSKKVERNIVGIE is encoded by the coding sequence ATGGCTAAAATAATGATTTGCTTTATGGTTATATTAGGCGGCATCTTTCTAACAGGATGTCAAACTGCACAAATATCTGAGGATCATCAAGGACTAAATCCAATACAAGAAGAGGCATCTATTTTAGAGGTAGCGGCTGATTCACCGCATGAAACAATAGTGGATACTGAACCAATGGATCCGATTGATGACATGATAAGAAAAATGACTTTAGAAGAAAAAATAGGACAGCTTTTTATAATTGATATACAAAATGATCAGACAGGTAATGCTATTTTATCAGTTAATGAAGAAGTCAAAGATAAAATTATCAAATATAAGATTGGCGGAGTTATTCTATTTAAGGGAAATATCAGCACCAAAGAACAAGTTCTAACGTTAATAGATGATATGCAGGCACTATCAGAGATACCTCTGTTTATAGGCGTGGATGAAGAAGGGGGGATGGTAAGCCGTATAGGCAGCAACCCGGCATTTGTTGAAGAGCCATTTAAAGCTGCATTTGATATAGGAAAGACAGAAGATGTAGAGGCTGCTTATAATGAAGCAATGAGAATGGGAGCAGTCCTTAAAGAATTAGGCTTTAATCTTAATTTTGCGCCAGTAGCAGATATTTATAATAACGATGCGAATACTGTAATAGGCACAAGAAGTTTTGGAAAAACCAAAGAGCAAGTCACCCCTATGGTCATAAGCTTTGCTGAAGGTTTGCTTGCCAAAAACATACAACCTGTACTCAAACATTTCCCGGGACATGGCAATACGCAAGAAGATTCTCATGATGGACTTGCATATGTTCATAAAACAAAAGAAGCATTAGAAGAAGAGGAATTAGTTCCCTTTATAGAAGCCATCAAACAATCAGTTGATAGCGTAATGCTGGGGCATCTTATTGTTGAAGCTATAGATGCAAAGTATCCTGCAACCTTATCAAAAAAGTGGTTTGCGTATATGGATACCCTATTTAATACATCAGAAGTATTATTTGTAACTGATGCGATGAATATGGGTGCTATTGAAAAAAATTACGGGCCAGAAGAGGCGGTAGAAATGAGTTTTTTAGCAGGCAATGACATCTTACTTATGCCTAGAGATATAAAACGCGCAGTAGATACGATTCGAAACGCTTATGAAAACGGGCGTATAACAGAAGAACGTCTAGATCAATCGGTAAAAAAAATTTTGTCAAAAAAAGTGGAACGAAATATAGTTGGAATAGAATAA
- a CDS encoding RrF2 family transcriptional regulator encodes MKLSTKGRYGLQAMVDLAVYSKDKHISLKSIAERLCMSENYLEQLMALLKKNGLVSSVRGAQGGYFLAKDANDITIGDILRALEGSLAPTDCTCEDNTYHCSLDGKCVTRSVWEKIRDSINKVVDNISLKQLMDDYEKLNENASHIYYI; translated from the coding sequence ATGAAGTTATCTACAAAAGGAAGATATGGTTTGCAAGCTATGGTAGATCTCGCAGTTTATTCTAAAGATAAACATATTTCTTTAAAAAGTATTGCAGAGAGACTATGTATGTCGGAGAACTACTTAGAACAGCTTATGGCTCTTTTAAAAAAAAATGGTTTAGTATCTAGTGTAAGAGGGGCTCAAGGTGGCTATTTTTTGGCAAAAGATGCAAATGATATTACAATAGGAGATATTCTAAGAGCACTAGAGGGGTCTCTTGCACCGACAGATTGTACATGCGAAGATAATACGTATCATTGCAGCTTAGATGGCAAATGTGTAACAAGGTCAGTATGGGAAAAAATAAGGGATAGTATTAATAAAGTAGTAGATAATATTAGTTTGAAACAACTTATGGATGATTATGAAAAACTCAATGAAAATGCATCACATATATATTATATTTAA
- the nifS gene encoding cysteine desulfurase NifS, with product MNKIYLDNAATTPVKKEVLDAMLPYFTENFGNPSSVYQLAQINKKAIDEARETIAQHLGANTNEIFFTGSGTEADNWAIKGIAEAYKNKGNHIITSKIEHHAVLHTCEYLEKQGYEITYLDVDSEGMVNPEDVKKAIKDTTILITIMYANNEIGSIMPIEEIGQIAKAHQIIFHTDAVQAVGQVKIDVKDQNIDLLSLSGHKICGPKGIGVLYIKRGIKIGPFIHGGAQERGRRAGTENVPGIVGLGKAMELAYSDFDAKITKLTALRDEMIEGLIAHIPYCKLNGHKTKRLPNNINIAVEFVEGESLLLLLDMNGIAASSGSACTSGSLDPSHVLLALGMPHEKAHGSVRFTLGEYNTKEEIDYVLEKMPQIVQRMRDMSPLYEEFLKTK from the coding sequence ATGAACAAAATATATTTAGACAATGCAGCTACCACCCCTGTTAAAAAAGAAGTATTAGACGCAATGCTCCCTTACTTTACTGAGAATTTTGGTAATCCATCAAGCGTCTATCAATTAGCTCAAATCAATAAAAAAGCTATTGATGAGGCCAGAGAAACTATTGCTCAACATTTAGGGGCAAATACAAATGAAATCTTTTTTACAGGCAGCGGAACAGAAGCTGATAACTGGGCGATTAAAGGCATAGCAGAAGCTTATAAAAATAAAGGCAATCATATTATTACATCTAAGATTGAACATCATGCAGTGCTCCATACCTGTGAATATTTAGAAAAACAAGGCTATGAAATCACTTACTTAGATGTAGACAGTGAGGGCATGGTTAACCCGGAAGATGTTAAAAAAGCCATTAAAGATACGACGATTCTTATTACAATCATGTATGCTAATAATGAAATTGGATCGATTATGCCCATAGAAGAAATTGGCCAAATCGCTAAGGCACATCAAATTATTTTTCATACGGATGCAGTACAGGCAGTAGGGCAGGTCAAAATAGATGTAAAAGATCAAAACATTGATCTGCTATCTTTGTCAGGACACAAGATCTGCGGCCCTAAAGGTATAGGGGTTTTATATATTAAAAGAGGTATTAAGATAGGTCCATTTATACATGGAGGAGCCCAAGAAAGAGGAAGACGTGCAGGTACGGAGAATGTACCTGGGATAGTTGGACTTGGAAAGGCTATGGAACTTGCTTATAGCGATTTTGATGCTAAGATCACAAAACTTACAGCCTTAAGAGATGAAATGATAGAAGGCTTAATAGCACATATTCCATATTGTAAGCTTAATGGACATAAAACAAAGAGGCTTCCTAATAATATTAATATTGCTGTTGAATTTGTTGAAGGAGAGTCTTTGCTTCTCCTACTCGATATGAATGGCATCGCAGCTTCTAGTGGGTCAGCCTGTACATCGGGGTCCCTTGATCCGTCTCATGTGCTCCTGGCTTTAGGCATGCCACATGAAAAAGCCCATGGTTCTGTAAGGTTTACACTTGGAGAATATAATACAAAAGAAGAGATAGACTATGTACTTGAGAAAATGCCTCAAATTGTACAAAGAATGAGAGATATGTCTCCATTATATGAAGAGTTTTTAAAGACTAAATAA
- the nifU gene encoding Fe-S cluster assembly scaffold protein NifU → MYSEKVMDHFMNPRNVGEIEEASGVGTVGNAKCGDIMKVYLKIEDDVIKDAKFKTFGCGAAVATSSMATELVIGKTIEEALKMTNKSVAEALDGLPPVKMHCSLLAEEAVHAALWDYAKKNNITIEGLEEPKEDVHDHEHIEGAGCCNG, encoded by the coding sequence ATGTATAGCGAAAAAGTAATGGATCATTTTATGAATCCCAGAAATGTTGGAGAAATTGAAGAAGCAAGTGGTGTAGGCACAGTAGGCAATGCGAAGTGTGGAGACATCATGAAAGTTTATCTTAAAATAGAAGATGATGTTATAAAAGATGCGAAGTTTAAAACCTTTGGATGTGGGGCAGCTGTTGCAACAAGCTCTATGGCAACTGAACTTGTAATTGGTAAAACCATAGAAGAAGCACTTAAGATGACTAATAAATCAGTTGCAGAAGCATTGGATGGCCTGCCACCTGTTAAAATGCACTGTTCATTACTTGCAGAAGAAGCAGTTCATGCAGCCCTATGGGACTACGCTAAAAAGAATAATATTACAATAGAAGGACTGGAAGAACCTAAGGAAGATGTTCATGATCATGAACATATAGAAGGAGCGGGTTGCTGTAATGGCTAA
- the mnmA gene encoding tRNA 2-thiouridine(34) synthase MnmA, translating into MANQVKPKVVIGMSGGVDSSVAAYLLKEQGYEVIGMTMQIWQKDTEEDKDGGCCGLSAVDDARRVCQKLDMPHYVINFRDDFKKHVIDYFLEEYQNARTPNPCIACNRYVKWESMLKKALQIGADYIATGHYARVLKDENTGRYMLRASKTLAKDQTYALYNLSQYQLAHTLMPLGEYTKDEVREIAKQIGLAVATKPDSQEICFVPDNDYAGFIEQETGKKSQKGHFVNKKGKVIGQHKGIIHYTIGQRKGLGLSLGKPAFVTRINTENNTISIGDNEDLFTTTVYANQLNFMPFEKLEKELVCSAKIRYSHKAAPCMIKMVDEETLLCEFEEKQRAITPGQALVFYDKDIVIGGGTILQR; encoded by the coding sequence ATGGCTAATCAAGTTAAACCTAAAGTTGTTATAGGTATGTCAGGAGGCGTTGACAGTTCAGTAGCAGCCTATCTTTTAAAAGAACAAGGTTATGAAGTGATTGGCATGACCATGCAAATTTGGCAAAAAGATACTGAAGAAGATAAAGATGGTGGCTGCTGCGGACTATCAGCTGTTGATGATGCAAGAAGAGTCTGTCAGAAGCTTGATATGCCTCACTATGTGATTAATTTTAGGGATGATTTTAAAAAGCACGTGATAGATTATTTCTTAGAGGAATATCAAAATGCCAGAACGCCAAACCCATGTATTGCATGTAATCGTTATGTGAAGTGGGAGTCCATGTTAAAGAAGGCACTTCAAATAGGGGCGGATTATATCGCTACCGGCCATTATGCAAGAGTCTTAAAAGATGAAAATACAGGAAGGTATATGTTAAGAGCATCTAAAACCTTAGCGAAGGATCAGACGTATGCACTTTATAATCTTTCTCAATATCAACTCGCACATACACTCATGCCACTTGGAGAATATACAAAAGACGAAGTGCGGGAAATCGCAAAACAAATAGGTCTTGCGGTAGCAACAAAACCAGATAGTCAAGAGATCTGTTTTGTTCCAGATAATGATTATGCAGGTTTTATTGAACAAGAAACCGGAAAAAAATCACAAAAAGGACACTTTGTTAATAAAAAAGGCAAAGTGATAGGCCAGCATAAGGGCATTATTCACTATACGATCGGGCAAAGAAAAGGCCTTGGATTATCACTTGGTAAACCTGCTTTTGTAACCCGGATCAACACAGAAAATAATACGATTAGTATAGGTGATAATGAGGACTTATTTACAACCACTGTTTATGCTAACCAACTTAATTTTATGCCCTTTGAAAAACTTGAAAAAGAATTAGTATGCTCAGCCAAGATCAGATACAGTCATAAGGCTGCACCCTGTATGATTAAGATGGTAGATGAAGAGACTCTTCTGTGTGAATTTGAAGAAAAACAAAGAGCGATTACCCCAGGACAGGCACTTGTTTTTTATGATAAAGATATTGTTATTGGTGGTGGCACTATTTTACAAAGATAG
- a CDS encoding Na/Pi cotransporter family protein, whose translation MNEIDWVSITLAFLGGFGLFLFGMEYLGQGLQKASGSRMKNLLGVLTNNRFLGVLVGAGVTALVQSSSASTVMVVGFVNAGLMSLKQAVGVIMGANIGTTTTAWIVSLGEWTTYLKPSVIAPVAIIVGVIFTMFSKKQKLRTIGEILFGFGALFLGLEMMSGAAKPLRNLEEVKNLFIALGSHPFLGILTGTIVTAVIQSSSASVGILQALATAALVPWNAAIYIILGQNIGTCITAILSSIGANKNAKRAAAIHLMFNAIGTVIFVIIALISFEFIVPELGAVNIEVTQIGIVHTVFNVACTVLLFPFAGLLVYFAEKLISGKEDISEGELQHLDERILETPSFAVGNAIKEVVRMGNMSVQNAKAAMEALYKKDSAKVQEVFDREKIINQLQHGINHYLVKLSNANLSEQEHSTITGLFHTVSDIERVGDHAENIAELAQLLVKESQEFSEVAVQELKEITDISIKCFELALQAYEFDDKTIAKKALPLEQTVDKLEEVLRSRHIKRLAENKCSSTAGVIFLDVISNLERISDHASNIAMTILDENKSLTTEDMDLSAILE comes from the coding sequence ATGAATGAGATCGATTGGGTAAGCATAACTCTTGCATTTTTAGGAGGGTTTGGACTATTTCTTTTTGGGATGGAATACTTAGGGCAAGGTTTACAAAAAGCATCTGGAAGTCGCATGAAGAATTTGTTAGGCGTTTTGACGAATAATAGGTTTTTAGGTGTTTTAGTAGGTGCAGGTGTTACAGCTCTTGTTCAGAGTTCATCTGCTTCAACAGTTATGGTTGTAGGCTTTGTAAATGCAGGACTTATGTCACTAAAACAAGCAGTTGGCGTAATTATGGGAGCAAATATAGGAACCACCACTACGGCTTGGATTGTATCATTAGGTGAATGGACAACTTATTTAAAACCATCTGTAATAGCACCTGTAGCCATTATTGTAGGGGTTATATTTACAATGTTTTCTAAGAAACAAAAATTAAGAACTATTGGAGAAATTTTATTTGGATTTGGGGCACTCTTTCTAGGACTTGAAATGATGAGTGGTGCGGCCAAGCCTCTTAGAAATTTAGAAGAAGTTAAAAATTTATTTATAGCACTAGGCAGCCATCCGTTTTTAGGTATTTTAACAGGAACTATTGTAACCGCTGTTATTCAAAGCTCTTCAGCTTCTGTAGGGATTCTTCAAGCACTGGCTACTGCAGCGCTCGTACCTTGGAATGCTGCAATTTATATTATTTTAGGACAAAATATAGGGACTTGTATTACAGCTATTTTATCAAGTATTGGTGCCAATAAAAATGCTAAAAGAGCAGCAGCTATTCACTTAATGTTTAATGCTATTGGGACTGTAATATTTGTTATTATTGCACTTATTAGTTTTGAGTTTATAGTTCCAGAGCTTGGCGCCGTTAATATTGAAGTTACACAAATTGGTATTGTCCATACTGTTTTTAATGTAGCCTGTACCGTATTATTATTCCCATTTGCAGGACTGCTCGTATACTTTGCTGAAAAGCTTATATCTGGTAAAGAAGATATATCTGAAGGCGAGCTTCAGCACCTTGATGAACGTATTTTAGAAACACCATCTTTTGCGGTAGGCAATGCGATCAAAGAAGTGGTTCGTATGGGAAATATGTCTGTTCAAAATGCAAAAGCGGCCATGGAGGCTTTATATAAAAAAGATTCTGCTAAAGTACAAGAAGTATTTGACAGAGAAAAGATTATTAATCAATTGCAGCACGGTATTAATCATTATTTAGTTAAGCTTTCAAACGCTAACCTTTCTGAGCAGGAACATAGCACTATTACAGGGCTTTTTCATACTGTAAGTGATATTGAACGTGTAGGTGACCATGCAGAAAATATAGCAGAGCTTGCACAGCTTCTTGTGAAAGAATCACAGGAGTTTTCAGAGGTAGCAGTTCAGGAACTTAAAGAGATTACAGATATATCTATTAAATGTTTTGAACTAGCACTGCAAGCTTATGAGTTTGATGACAAGACTATTGCAAAAAAAGCGCTGCCACTAGAGCAGACTGTAGATAAACTAGAAGAAGTATTACGTTCAAGACATATTAAGCGTCTTGCAGAAAACAAATGCAGCTCTACAGCTGGCGTTATATTTCTAGATGTAATCAGCAACTTAGAACGTATATCAGACCATGCATCCAATATTGCAATGACTATACTAGATGAAAATAAATCACTTACAACAGAGGATATGGATCTATCGGCGATACTCGAATAA
- a CDS encoding sugar-binding transcriptional regulator — MQNTVYALEKLLPEAIRLFKERYLLLQTILECGPIGRRGLASILDLSERTIRKEVDVLTEQGLIHISHLGIVIAEEGEKLLDTLYLPLQMLEEFSALEKDVSALLDLKQAIIVKGNVDTNEEVKNKLGRACASVLSSVLKDDTTMAITGGTTIFKMVESMPKQHYHYKNLMVIPARGSVGNKAEFQANTVAVELAKRLGADYELLTIPDNLSTQSINLIKSEPQIQKILQKIAKTDIIIFGIGNAMKMATRRKESEEVLNILTQKQATAEAFRHYFDAKGQVVYATQSIGVAPDIARTIPIKIAVAGGVSKANAILATRALLKNSYLILDEAAAREIVKKMTHDI; from the coding sequence ATGCAAAATACTGTATACGCATTAGAAAAACTACTTCCGGAGGCAATTAGGTTGTTTAAGGAGAGATATCTTCTTCTGCAAACAATATTAGAATGTGGGCCAATAGGCAGAAGGGGTCTTGCTTCAATACTGGATCTTTCAGAAAGAACCATTAGAAAAGAAGTGGATGTACTTACAGAACAGGGACTTATACACATTTCACATCTTGGCATAGTAATTGCGGAAGAAGGCGAAAAACTACTAGATACACTCTACCTTCCGCTTCAAATGTTAGAAGAGTTTTCAGCGTTAGAGAAGGATGTAAGTGCATTATTAGATTTAAAGCAAGCTATTATTGTTAAAGGTAATGTAGATACAAATGAAGAGGTCAAAAATAAGCTTGGTAGGGCTTGTGCAAGCGTACTTAGTTCCGTTTTAAAGGACGATACCACCATGGCTATAACGGGTGGAACAACGATTTTTAAGATGGTTGAATCCATGCCTAAACAGCATTATCACTATAAAAACCTTATGGTTATACCTGCTAGAGGCAGTGTAGGCAATAAAGCTGAGTTTCAGGCTAATACTGTAGCAGTTGAGCTGGCTAAGCGGTTAGGCGCTGACTATGAACTTTTGACAATTCCTGACAATCTCAGTACGCAGTCTATTAATTTAATTAAAAGTGAGCCACAAATACAAAAAATATTGCAAAAAATAGCAAAAACAGATATTATAATATTTGGAATAGGCAATGCAATGAAAATGGCTACACGCAGAAAAGAGTCTGAAGAGGTATTAAATATACTGACACAAAAGCAGGCGACAGCTGAAGCTTTTAGACATTATTTTGATGCCAAAGGACAAGTCGTTTATGCGACACAGTCTATAGGTGTTGCACCAGATATTGCCAGAACTATTCCTATAAAAATAGCAGTGGCAGGTGGTGTATCTAAGGCAAACGCTATTTTAGCCACAAGAGCATTACTAAAGAATAGTTACCTTATACTTGATGAGGCAGCTGCAAGAGAAATTGTTAAAAAAATGACGCATGATATTTAA
- the gap gene encoding type I glyceraldehyde-3-phosphate dehydrogenase yields MAVKVAINGFGRIGRLAFRQMFGAQGYEVVAINDLTNAKTLAHLLKYDSAQGRYGKAVEATEDSIVVDGKEIKIYAERDPKNLPWGDLAVDVVLECTGFFADKTKAEAHITAGAKKVVISAPATGDLKTVVFNVNHDILDGSETVISAASCTTNCLAPMAKALNDLAAVEKGFMTTIHAYTNDQNTLDGPHGKGDLRRARAAAANIVPNTTGAAKAIGLVIPTLAGKLDGAAQRVPVITGSITELVAVVNGKITKDDVNAAMKAAANDSFGYTEEELVSSDIIGITYGSLFDATQTKVTDLGDKTLVKVVSWYDNENSYTSQMVRTIKYFAENSK; encoded by the coding sequence ATGGCTGTAAAAGTAGCAATTAATGGATTTGGACGTATCGGACGTCTTGCATTTAGACAAATGTTTGGTGCACAAGGATATGAAGTAGTAGCAATCAATGATTTAACAAATGCTAAGACACTCGCACACTTATTAAAATATGACTCAGCTCAAGGCAGATATGGCAAAGCAGTAGAAGCAACTGAAGATTCAATCGTAGTAGACGGTAAAGAAATTAAAATTTACGCAGAAAGAGACCCTAAAAACTTACCTTGGGGAGATCTTGCAGTAGATGTTGTACTTGAGTGTACAGGATTCTTTGCAGATAAAACTAAAGCAGAAGCTCATATTACAGCAGGTGCTAAAAAAGTTGTTATTTCTGCACCAGCTACAGGAGATCTTAAAACTGTAGTATTCAATGTAAATCATGATATCTTAGATGGTTCAGAAACAGTTATTTCAGCTGCTTCTTGTACTACAAACTGTTTAGCACCTATGGCTAAAGCTCTTAACGATTTAGCTGCAGTAGAAAAAGGTTTCATGACAACTATCCATGCTTACACAAACGATCAAAATACATTAGATGGTCCTCACGGCAAAGGTGATTTAAGACGTGCTAGAGCTGCGGCTGCTAACATCGTTCCTAACACAACAGGTGCTGCAAAAGCTATCGGTCTTGTTATTCCAACACTTGCTGGTAAATTAGACGGAGCTGCTCAACGTGTACCAGTTATCACTGGTTCTATTACAGAACTTGTTGCAGTTGTTAATGGAAAAATAACTAAAGATGATGTTAATGCTGCTATGAAAGCTGCTGCAAATGATTCATTTGGTTACACAGAAGAGGAATTAGTATCTTCAGATATCATTGGTATCACATACGGTTCTTTATTTGATGCAACACAAACAAAAGTGACAGATCTTGGAGATAAAACTTTAGTTAAAGTTGTTTCTTGGTATGACAATGAAAATTCATACACTAGCCAAATGGTTAGAACTATTAAATATTTCGCTGAAAACAGTAAATAA
- a CDS encoding phosphoglycerate kinase, whose protein sequence is MLNKKTVENLQGLAGKKVLVRCDFNVPLKEGVIQNENRIVGALPTIKKLMEQGAKVILCSHLGKPKGEAKPELSLAPVAESLSKHLGTAVKFADDNEVVGAATKAMAAELQNGEVMLLQNTRYRAEETKYGKDEAAEGYAKELAALCDNEVFVNDAFGTAHRAHCSNVGVTKFTKENAVGYLMEKEIKFLGEAVENPVRPFVAILGGAKVSDKINVINNLLEKVDILIIGGGMAYTFLKAQGQEIGGSLLEEDKMDYALEMIKKAEAKGVKLLLPVDHVIGKEFSNDTEFKTVETIEAGWSGFDIGPKTIALYMEALNGAKTVVWNGPMGVFEFSNFAEGTLKVAEALANLEGATTVIGGGDSVNAVKRLGFADKMSHISTGGGASLEFLEGKELPGVAAADNK, encoded by the coding sequence ATGTTAAATAAAAAAACAGTAGAAAACTTACAAGGCCTTGCTGGTAAAAAAGTACTCGTACGCTGCGACTTTAACGTACCTCTTAAAGAAGGCGTAATCCAAAATGAAAACCGTATCGTAGGGGCACTTCCAACGATTAAAAAATTAATGGAACAAGGGGCAAAAGTAATCCTTTGCTCTCACCTTGGTAAACCAAAAGGAGAAGCTAAACCAGAGCTTTCACTGGCACCAGTTGCAGAAAGTCTTTCTAAACATTTAGGCACAGCGGTTAAATTTGCTGATGATAACGAAGTTGTAGGTGCTGCTACAAAAGCTATGGCAGCTGAACTACAGAATGGTGAAGTGATGCTTCTTCAAAACACGCGTTATAGAGCAGAAGAAACAAAATATGGTAAAGATGAAGCAGCTGAGGGCTATGCAAAAGAACTTGCAGCGCTTTGTGATAATGAAGTATTTGTAAATGACGCTTTTGGTACAGCTCATCGTGCACACTGCTCAAACGTTGGTGTAACAAAATTCACTAAAGAAAATGCAGTAGGTTACTTAATGGAAAAAGAAATCAAATTCCTTGGAGAAGCTGTAGAAAATCCAGTGCGTCCTTTCGTAGCCATTCTTGGTGGTGCCAAAGTTTCAGATAAAATCAATGTTATTAACAACCTGCTTGAAAAAGTAGATATACTTATTATTGGTGGAGGAATGGCTTACACATTCCTTAAAGCACAAGGACAAGAAATTGGTGGTTCACTTCTTGAAGAAGATAAAATGGACTACGCACTAGAGATGATCAAAAAAGCAGAAGCTAAAGGCGTAAAACTTTTACTGCCAGTTGACCATGTTATCGGAAAAGAATTTTCTAATGATACAGAGTTCAAAACAGTAGAAACGATTGAAGCGGGTTGGTCAGGATTTGATATTGGTCCAAAAACAATCGCTCTTTACATGGAGGCTTTAAATGGTGCTAAAACAGTAGTTTGGAACGGACCGATGGGTGTATTTGAATTCTCAAACTTTGCAGAAGGTACGCTAAAAGTAGCAGAAGCTCTTGCAAACTTAGAAGGCGCAACGACTGTAATCGGTGGCGGAGACTCTGTAAATGCTGTTAAACGTTTAGGTTTTGCAGATAAAATGAGCCATATTTCAACAGGAGGCGGTGCAAGTCTTGAGTTCTTAGAAGGTAAAGAACTTCCAGGAGTAGCAGCAGCTGATAACAAATAA